Proteins encoded by one window of Camelus dromedarius isolate mCamDro1 chromosome 27, mCamDro1.pat, whole genome shotgun sequence:
- the LRRC8E gene encoding volume-regulated anion channel subunit LRRC8E: protein MIPVAEFKQFTEQQPAFKVLKPWWDVLAEYLTVAMLMIGVFGCTLQVTQDKIICLPSHEPRENLSEAPCQQLLPRGVSEQMGDLREVSGLKNNLDLQQYSFINQLCYETALHWYAKYFPYLVVIHTLIFMVCTSFWFKFPGTSSKIEHFISILGKCFDSPWTTRALSEVSGENHKGPTAGRAMVTVAAAAGPGKAGEGEKEKVLVEPEKVVTEPPAVTLLDKKEGEQAKALFEKVKKFRVHVEEGDILYTMYIRQMVLKVCKFFAILVYNLVYVEKISFLVACRVETSEVTGYASFCCNHTKAHLFSKLAFCYISFVCVYGITCLYTLYWLFHRPLKEYSFRSVREETGMGDIPDVKNDFAFMLHLIDQYDSLYSKRFAVFLSEVSESRLKQLNLNHEWTAEKLRQKLQRNARGRLELALCMLPGLPDTVFELSELEALRLEAICDITFPPGLLQLVHLQELSLLHSPARLPFSSQVFLRDRLKVIRVKCEELREVPLWVFGLRGLDELHLEGLFPPELARAATLESLRELKQLKVLSLRSNAGKVPASVTDVAGHLQRLSLHNDGARLLALNSLKKLAVLRELELVACGLERIPHAVFSLGALQELDLKDNHLRSIEEILSFQHCRKLVTLRLWHNQIAYVPEHVRKLRGLEQLYLNHNKLETLPPQLGMCSGLRLLDVSHNGLRSLPAELGLLQNLQHLALSYNALEFLPDELFSCRKLRTLLLGYNHLRQLSPQVGALRALSRLELKGNRLEALPEELGHCGGLKKAGILVEDTLYEGLPAEVRDRMEVE from the exons ATGATTCCCGTGGCAGAGTTCAAGCAGTTCACGGAGCAGCAGCCCGCCTTCAAGGTGCTCAAACCCTGGTGGGACGTGCTGGCCGAGTACCTCACGGTGGCTATGCTCATGATCGGGGTCTTCGGCTGCACCCTCCAG gtGACTCAGGACAAGATCATCTGTCTGCCCAGTCACGAACCCCGGGAGAACTTATCGGAGGCCCCATGCCAGCAACTGCTGCCTCGGGGGGTCTCGGAGCAGATGGGGGACCTCCGGGAGGTGAGTGGCCTCAAGAACAACCTGGACCTGCAGCAGTACAGCTTCATTAACCAGCTCTGCTATGAGACGGCCCTCCACTGGTATGCCAAGTACTTCCCCTACCTGGTCGTCATCCACACACTCATCTTTATGGTCTGCACCAGCTTCTGGTTCAAATTCCCTGGCACCAGCTCCAAGATTGAGCACTTCATCTCCATCCTGGGCAAGTGTTTTGACTCACCATGGACCACGCGGGCCCTGTCTGAGGTCTCTGGGGAGAACCACAAGGGCCCCACCGCTGGGCGGGCAATGGTAACCGTGGCAGCTGCAGCCGGGCCGGGGAAGGCTGGTGAGGGCGAGAAGGAGAAGGTGCTGGTGGAGCCCGAGAAGGTGGTGACTGAGCCACCAGCTGTCACCCTGCTGGACAAGAAGGAGGGTGAGCAGGCCAAAGCCCTGTTCGAGAAGGTCAAGAAATTCCGCGTGCATGTGGAAGAGGGGGACATCTTGTACACCATGTACATCCGGCAGATGGTGCTCAAGGTCTGCAAGTTCTTTGCCATCCTGGTCTACAACCTTGTCTACGTGGAGAAGATCAGCTTCCTGGTGGCCTGCAGGGTGGAGACCTCAGAGGTCACGGGCTACGCCAGCTTCTGCTGTAACCACACCAAAGCCCACCTCTTCTCCAAGCTGGCTTTCTGCTACATCTCCTTCGTGTGCGTCTATGGCATCACCTGCCTCTACACGCTCTACTGGCTTTTCCACCGGCCCCTCAAGGAGTATTCCTTCCGGTCTGTGCGGGAGGAGACGGGCATGGGGGACATCCCCGACGTCAAGAACGACTTTGCTTTCATGCTGCACCTCATTGACCAGTACGACTCGCTTTACTCGAAGCGCTTTGCTGTCTTCCTCTCTGAGGTCAGCGAAAGCCGCCTGAAACAGCTCAACCTCAACCACGAGTGGACAGCTGAGAAACTGCGGCAGAAACTGCAGCGCAACGCCCGGGGCCGGCTGGAGCTGGCCCTCTGCATGCTCCCAGGACTGCCTGACACGGTCTTCGAGCTCAGCGAGCTGGAGGCACTGCGGCTGGAGGCCATCTGTGACATCACCTTCCCCCCGGGCCTCTTGCAGCTGGTGCACCTGCAGGAGCTCAGCCTGCTCCACTCACCTGCCAGGCTGCCCTTCTCCTCCCAGGTTTTCCTGCGGGACCGCCTGAAAGTCATCCGGGTCAAGTGCGAGGAGCTCCGCGAGGTGCCCCTCTGGGTGTTCGGACTGCGGGGCCTGGACGAGTTGCATTTGGAGGGGCTCTTCCCCCCGGAGCTGGCCCGGGCGGCGACCCTCGAGAGCCTCCGGGAGCTGAAGCAGCTGAAGGTGCTGTCTCTGCGGAGCAACGCCGGTAAGGTGCCAGCCAGCGTGACCGACGTGGCTGGGCACCTGCAACGGCTCAGCCTGCACAATGATGGGGCCCGCCTGCTGGCACTGAACAGCCTCAAGAAGCTGGCGGTGCTTCGGGAGCTGGAGCTGGTGGCCTGCGGGCTGGAGCGCATCCCCCACGCCGTCTTCAGTCTGGGTGCACTGCAGGAACTCGACCTCAAGGACAACCACCTGCGGTCCATCGAGGAGATTCTCAGTTTCCAGCACTGCCGCAAGCTGGTCACGCTCCGGCTGTGGCACAACCAGATTGCCTATGTTCCCGAGCACGTGAGGAAGCTCCGGGGCCTCGAACAGCTCTATCTCAACCACAACAAGCTGGAGACCCTGCCCCCGCAGCTGGGCATGTGCTCCGGCCTCCGCCTGCTGGACGTCTCCCACAATGGGCTGCGCTCCCTGCCGGCCGAGCTGGGCCTCCTCCAGAACCTGCAGCACCTGGCTCTCTCCTACAACGCCCTGGAGTTCCTGCCCGATGAGCTCTTCTCCTGCCGCAAGCTGCGGACATTGCTCCTCGGATACAACCACCTGCGCCAGCTCTCGCCCCAGGTGGGGGCCCTCAGGGCCCTCAGCCGCCTAGAACTCAAGGGCAACCGGCTGGAGGCACTGCCTGAAGAACTCGGCCACTGTGGAGGGCTCAAGAAGGCAGGGATACTGGTGGAGGACACCCTTTATGAGGGGCTGCCGGCAGAGGTGCGGGACAGGATGGAGGTGGAGTGA
- the PRR36 gene encoding proline-rich protein 36, whose product MDKRDKTRAGAAGRTPASRSPSLQTPRPPGSPRPPPPVTSAALRVLGAAGAAGRGPLAERAGDSRGAALPEATPRVGSTRSAGTGPRSPASRPPAAGRGERTPAKTTGPGCISSPGSASGPTRQGPLGQKGLRLPSEEPVARGKAPEAPRRSALSSGARRDSSESTPGAPSPAISRRSRAAGTEVGVPRVAPSARQRPSTEVSRKSVSSAPERSTAEPSPAARRRPSAGGGLQRPTSRLLGSSGTPLSSPSRSGASSAGTPRTLGHPSQPKSKGPQAQRPPQATPPRKGAPPVQDLSPPLATSFLPCPTAPPPSVPETPLRDSLPPSPPTTPPPQALSCPLATPPPLAPPSPSAPLTLQALPSPPATPPLQAPPTHLNTSLPKASASSLAIANFLASNSPSVSPSLLSMSPTQASLALTPLPALPSPLATHPLSSPLPPATAPLQAPVPQATSLRNPPSPLATRPLQAPSPLTTPPPPTSPSVSPPSLQATPCTLPPTKDPPLALSPLHASPSLTTLSLQGSPLGAPSPLATPPLQIPPPLDTPLRLATPPTQIPPGASPPLQAPPSPLAVPPPHTPPLTTPPLPPSPSQILPTLQAPPSLGLPPLQAPPSPPTSPLLQDPLSPLAASPLQAPPSLASPPLQAPPTLDSLPLQDPPSLATPPLQVPPSLALPSLQASPSPPASPPPQAPRRPPTPGPDAPIPGPRLTLALAPGPPPPPSRSPSSTLSGPDLAGHSSSATSTPEELRGYDSGPEDGAPASPPADAELAACHPAVWIRGSAPPLAIRGTPGAPLPWSPAAGSSSADGLCTIYEAEGPESATPATGALDPGPGPGAGGGKASAGAGAGAASRGAKPARLGELPLGALQASVVQHLLSRTLLLAAAEGAAGGSSGGPGGAGGGGSTGGARTALSDAELGRWAELLSPLDESRASITSVTSFSPDDVASPQGDWTVVEVETFH is encoded by the exons ATGGACAAGAGGGACAAGaccagggcaggggcagccggCCGGACCCCCGCTTCTCGCTCTCCCAGCCTTCAGACCCCCCGGCCCCCAGGGTCTCCAAGGCCCCCTCCCCCAGTAACCAGCGCGGCTCTCCGAGTTCTGGGAGCAGCGGGAGCTGCAGGGCGAGGGCCCCTGGCAGAGCGAGCCGGGGACAGCCGGGGAGCAGCTCTCCCGGAGGCTACTCCCCGGGTGGGATCTACGCGGAGTGCTGGGACAGGCCCCCGGAGCCCAG cctccagGCCCCCAGCGGCTGGGAGAGGGGAACGCACGCCTGCCAAGACCACAGGCCCAGGCTGTATCTCTAGCCCGGGGAGTGCCAGCGGGCCCACCAG GCAAGGCCCTCTTGGGCAGAAGGGGCTTCGGCTCCCATCTGAGGAACCCGTGGCCAGAGGAAAAGCCCCAGAAGCTCCCAGAAGGAGTGCCCTGAGTTCCGGGGCACGGAGAG ACTCTTCCGAGTCCACCCCaggcgccccctccccagccatctCCCGTCGGTCACGGGCTGCGGGCACTGAGGTTGGTGTACCTCGGGTAGCTCCGAGTGCCCGGCAGCGGCCCTCGACCGAGGTTTCCAGGAAATCAGTGAGCAGCGCCCCTGAGCGCAGCACAGCAGAGCCGAGCCCTGCCGCCAGGAGGCGACCCAGCGCCGGCGGGGGCCTCCAGAGGCCAACCTCGCGCCTCCTGGGCTCCAGCGGCacccctctttcctccccatcTCGCTCCGGGGCCTCTTCGGCTGGAACACCCCGGACTCTGGGGCATCCCTCCCAGCCCAAGTCAAAAGGACCGCAGGCTCAGCGTCCCCCGCAGGCCACACCGCCAAGGAAGGGCGCACCTCCTGTGCAGGACCTTTCTCCTCCTTTGGCCACATCTTTTCTACCCTGTCCTACTGCACCGCCTCCCAGTGTCCCAGAGACTCCCTTGAGGGACTCTCTTCCTCCGTCTCCACcgaccacccctcctccccaggctcttAGCTGTCCTTTGGCCACGCCCCCTCCATtagcccctccttccccctcgGCTCCACTGACTTTGCAGGCCCTCCCCTCTCCGCCGGCCACACCCCCCTTGCAAGCTCCGCCCACACACCTGAATACATCTTTACCCAAGGCATCTGCCTCTTCCTTGGCCATCGCCAATTTTCTGGCTTCAAATTCTCCATCAGTTTCACCCTCTCTGCTGAGTATGTCCCCCACCCAGgcttctttggctttaaccccTCTTCcggctctcccttctcccttggcCACACATCCTTTGTCGAGCCCTCTACCACCAGCCACTGCCCCTCTACAAGCCCCTGTTCCTCAAGCAACATCTCTGAGGAACCCGCCCTCTCCCCTAGCCACACGCCCTCTGCAGGCACCCTCCCCTCTGACCACGCCCCCTCCGCCGACCAGTCCTTCCGTGTCTCCACCTTCTCTTCAGGCCACACCCTGTACACTGCCTCCCACAAAGGACCCTCCCCTGGCCTTATCCCCTCTACACGCCTCTCCCTCTCTGACCACACTCTCTCTGCAGGGTTCTCCTTTAGGAGCGCCCTCTCCCTTGGCCACGCCCCCGCTACAGATCCCACCTCCTCTGGACACGCCCCTTCGACTGGCCACTCCTCCTACACAGATACCACCTGGGGCCTCACCACCTCTACAGGCCCCTCCATCCCCACTGGCCGTGCCCCCTCCACACACTCCACCTCTGACCACGCCCCCTCTACCACCCTCTCCCTCTCAGATCCTGCCCACTTTGCAGGCTCCACCTTCTCTGGGCTTGCCCCCTCTGcaggcccctccctctccccctacTTCACCCCTTCTGCAAGaccctctctctcccctggccGCATCTCCTCTGCAAGCTCCACCTTCTTTGGCCTCGCCCCCTCTTCAGGCCCCTCCCACTCTTGATTCACTCCCTCTGCAAGACCCTCCTTCTCTGGCCACGCCCCCTCTGCAGGTTCCACCTTCCCTGGCCTTGCCCTCTTTGcaggcctctccctctccccctgcctcaCCCCCTCCGCAGGCCCCACGCCGACCCCCGACCCCAGGTCCCGATGCCCCAATCCCGGGCCCAAGGCTGACCCTGGCGCTGGCCCccggcccgccgccgccgccttcgCGCAGCCCGTCCAGTACGCTAAGCGGCCCGGACCTCGCGGGCCACAGCAGCAGCGCCACGAGCACGCCCGAGGAGCTGCGCGGCTACGACAGCGGGCCCGAGGACGGCGCCCCGGCCTCCCCTCCCGCCGATGCGGAACTCGCCGCCTGCCACCCGGCGGTCTGGATCCGAGGTTCTGCTCCGCCGCTGGCCATCCGCGGCACCCCGG GAGCGCCCCTGCCTTGGTCTCCTGCTGCCGGGTCTAGCTCTGCTGACGGCCTGTGCACCATTTACGAGGCTGAAGGGCCTGAATCGGCGACCCCCGCCACAGGCGCTCTGGAtccagggcctgggcctggcgcgggaggtgggaaggcgtcggctggggctggagctggagcagcctCGCGGGGCGCGAAGCCGGCGCGCCTGGGCGAGTTGCCGCTGGGGGCGCTGCAGGCGAGTGTAGTGCAGCACTTGCTGAGCCGGACGCTGCTGCTAGCTGCCGCAGAGGGTGCCGCGGGCGGCAGCAGCGGTGGCCCAGGGGGTGCGGGGGGTGGCGGCAGCACGGGGGGCGCCCGCACTGCGCTCAGCGACGCCGAACTAGGCCGCTGGGCCGAACTATTGTCTCCCCTGGACGAGTCCCGCGCCAGCATCACGTCGGTCACCAGCTTCTCCCCAGACGACGTGGCCTCTCCGCAGGGTGACTGGACTGTGGTAGAGGTGGAGACCTTCCACTGA